Proteins found in one Paenibacillus dendritiformis genomic segment:
- a CDS encoding exonuclease SbcCD subunit D, with protein sequence MRILHTADWHFGRTLEGRSRLEEQAAFVDELVALTEEERVDLVLIAGDVYDSVNPPAAAEQLFYEAVARLSDGGRRPIVIISGNHDHPERLSASAPLVGERGVVLIGQPTLEAVVVPCARTGEEAVIAALPYPSEARLGELLSDEAEEQAVRRAYSARVSQLLARQAQRFRPTAVNLAMSHLYVLGGAESDSERPIQVGGAYTVDPSAFACQGAPAAPQYTALGHLHRPQYVKGPGVIRYSGSPLAYSFSEAGQAKSVTLLDLAPGAEAMVEERYLSSGRPLAEWNARGGYEEVMRWIEEGRDSRAWLDVSLTLTEALTMDQIQKLRRAHDGIVHIRPVYAEAERETEDEVRLSELPVQEMFRRFYERQTGGAQPDDALVACFLELIEPETAEKEESA encoded by the coding sequence ATGCGTATATTACATACCGCCGATTGGCATTTCGGACGGACGCTGGAAGGGCGGAGCCGTCTGGAGGAACAGGCGGCGTTCGTAGACGAGCTGGTGGCGCTGACGGAGGAGGAGCGGGTCGATCTCGTTCTGATCGCGGGGGATGTCTATGACTCCGTCAATCCTCCGGCTGCCGCGGAGCAGCTGTTCTATGAGGCGGTGGCCCGCTTGTCGGACGGGGGCCGCCGACCGATCGTCATTATTTCCGGGAATCATGATCATCCGGAACGGTTATCAGCCTCGGCTCCGCTCGTCGGGGAGCGGGGCGTTGTCCTTATCGGCCAGCCGACGCTGGAGGCGGTCGTCGTGCCGTGCGCGCGGACGGGGGAAGAGGCGGTCATCGCGGCTCTGCCGTACCCGTCGGAAGCGCGGCTGGGCGAGCTGCTGTCGGATGAGGCCGAGGAGCAGGCGGTACGCCGGGCCTATAGCGCCCGCGTGTCGCAATTGCTGGCGCGTCAGGCGCAGCGGTTCCGGCCGACGGCGGTCAATCTCGCCATGAGCCATCTGTATGTGCTGGGCGGGGCGGAGTCCGACTCGGAGCGCCCGATTCAGGTCGGGGGCGCCTATACGGTCGATCCGTCCGCCTTCGCCTGCCAGGGCGCGCCGGCCGCGCCCCAATATACGGCGCTGGGGCATTTGCACCGGCCCCAGTATGTCAAGGGCCCGGGCGTCATCCGCTACAGCGGCTCTCCGCTCGCCTACAGCTTCTCGGAGGCCGGGCAGGCGAAATCGGTGACGCTGCTCGATCTGGCGCCCGGGGCAGAGGCGATGGTCGAGGAGCGCTATCTGTCATCCGGCCGTCCGCTTGCGGAGTGGAATGCCCGCGGAGGCTATGAGGAAGTGATGCGCTGGATCGAGGAAGGGCGGGACAGCCGCGCCTGGCTGGATGTGAGCTTGACGCTGACGGAGGCGCTGACGATGGACCAGATTCAGAAGCTGCGCCGCGCCCATGACGGCATCGTTCATATCCGGCCGGTATATGCGGAAGCGGAACGGGAGACGGAGGACGAGGTCCGGCTGAGCGAGCTGCCAGTGCAGGAGATGTTCCGCCGCTTCTATGAGCGGCAGACCGGCGGCGCTCAGCCGGATGACGCGCTTGTCGCCTGCTTCCTCGAATTGATTGAGCCGGAAACCGCAGAGAAGGAGGAGAGCGCATGA
- the addB gene encoding helicase-exonuclease AddAB subunit AddB yields MALHFVIGRSGSGKSAHLLNEIRQRLETQPEGPPMILLVPEQGTFQAEHALVTSERLSGMLRTQVLSFRRLAYRVMQETGGTALTPIGEEGKKMLLYKILQRRKSDLPLFAGAAEQFGFIEKLNDLFDEMKRYRIQASEVDEHAAFVQEHVDGQPLLSAKLHDLSAVLHEFETELEQHYLDGEDVLVRLAEGIPHSDYVRQAEIWIDGFNGFTPQEYAVLASLLLHARHVTVALCLDRPYALGEEPHELNLFHPTATTFLKLSSIAGTLGVDMGEVIQLGGQGRLPRFASSPMIAHLERHFDRRSAYRPASPAGERAEIRVHAAVNRRAEVEGAARDILRRAQTEGVRWREMAVMVRNLPDYAELIDTVFGDAGIPYFTDQKQAVLHHPFVEMTRAALDILIGCWRYDAVFRYVKTDFVLPEDGSVTRESFDRLENYVLACGIEGSKWTNGRPWPAEPRQSLDPDDPAAAETAEAVPQHAPEWAEQCRRRIVEPLSALQRSLARSRHVQDMCEALYTFWIRLGVPDKLERMSQEALLDGDVQRSREHRQIWGEMLNILDQMVEMLGGEKMPLELFAGMLETGFESVKLALVPPALDQVLIASMDRTRSSQIKHLYVLGVNDGVMPARPIEDGLLTEYERDLLLTIGMELAPGIRRKLLDERFVIYHAFTSPSESLWLSYALADEEGRSLLPSETVRQIRGLFPGMQEALLLAEPNEFLPEAEQADFIAYPEAALRQLIAQLREWRQGRPIADLWWDVYRWFAGQPAWRDRLKTVLGSLAYRNQAQALTADTSRQLYGQLLRTSVSRMERFVACPFSHFASHGLKLKERRLYRLEAPDIGQLFHAALSRFAGELQAQHRSWAELTPQECEAEADRIVDLLAPRLQGEILLSSERYGHISGKLKRIVGRAAAVMGEHAKRGQFEPVALEMDFGPDKPLPPLRFTLDNGCTMEIIGRIDRVDKAESERGVLLRVIDYKSSQTDLALHEVYYGLSLQMLTYLDVLLTYAEEWLGTEALAAGTLYFHVHNPLLQAANGLNEEQAYEQLLKRFKMKGLVLADRETVRLMDGSVEQGHSQVLPLAVKADGSFYSNSSVATEEQWDLLRGTVRSVIRDIGTRITNGDVVIDPYRSGTATACDFCSYKPVCQFDELVDGNQYHLLPRLGKDEVWAKLKGGEANDGQ; encoded by the coding sequence TTGGCTTTGCATTTCGTAATCGGACGCTCGGGGAGCGGCAAGTCGGCGCATCTGCTGAATGAGATTCGGCAGAGGCTGGAGACTCAGCCCGAAGGTCCGCCGATGATTCTGCTCGTGCCTGAGCAGGGAACGTTCCAGGCGGAGCATGCGCTCGTCACCTCGGAGCGCCTGTCGGGGATGCTGCGGACGCAAGTCCTGAGCTTCCGGCGCTTGGCGTACCGCGTCATGCAGGAGACTGGCGGCACGGCGCTCACGCCGATTGGAGAGGAAGGCAAGAAGATGCTGCTGTACAAAATTTTGCAGCGGCGCAAGTCCGACCTGCCTCTGTTCGCCGGAGCGGCGGAGCAATTCGGCTTCATCGAAAAACTGAATGATCTGTTCGACGAGATGAAGCGGTACCGGATCCAGGCTTCCGAGGTGGATGAGCATGCCGCGTTCGTCCAGGAGCATGTGGACGGCCAGCCGCTCCTGTCGGCCAAGCTGCACGATTTGTCCGCCGTGCTGCACGAGTTCGAGACAGAGCTGGAGCAGCATTATTTGGACGGCGAGGATGTGCTTGTCCGGCTGGCGGAAGGCATTCCGCACTCGGACTATGTCCGGCAGGCGGAGATATGGATTGACGGCTTCAACGGCTTCACGCCTCAGGAATATGCCGTGCTGGCATCGCTGCTGCTGCATGCCCGCCACGTCACCGTAGCGCTCTGCCTGGATCGGCCTTACGCCTTGGGGGAGGAGCCTCATGAGCTGAACCTATTCCATCCTACGGCGACGACCTTTCTCAAGCTGAGCAGCATCGCCGGTACGCTCGGCGTCGATATGGGAGAAGTCATACAACTGGGCGGACAGGGCAGGCTGCCAAGATTCGCTTCCTCGCCGATGATCGCCCATCTAGAGCGTCATTTCGACCGGCGTTCGGCTTATCGTCCCGCCTCCCCGGCCGGCGAGCGGGCGGAGATTCGCGTCCATGCCGCGGTCAACCGCCGCGCGGAAGTGGAAGGGGCAGCGCGCGACATTTTGCGCCGGGCGCAGACGGAGGGCGTTCGCTGGCGGGAGATGGCCGTCATGGTCAGGAACTTGCCGGATTACGCGGAATTGATCGATACGGTCTTCGGCGATGCGGGCATTCCTTATTTCACGGATCAGAAGCAGGCGGTGCTCCATCATCCGTTCGTCGAGATGACGCGCGCCGCGTTGGACATCCTGATCGGTTGCTGGCGCTATGATGCGGTATTCCGCTATGTGAAGACGGACTTCGTCCTGCCGGAAGACGGGAGCGTGACGAGGGAATCCTTCGATCGGCTGGAGAACTATGTGCTGGCCTGCGGCATCGAGGGCTCGAAATGGACGAACGGACGCCCGTGGCCGGCCGAACCGCGGCAGTCGCTGGATCCTGACGATCCGGCCGCCGCCGAGACGGCCGAGGCCGTGCCGCAGCATGCGCCGGAATGGGCGGAGCAGTGCCGCCGCCGGATTGTCGAGCCGCTCTCTGCGCTGCAGCGCTCGCTCGCGCGAAGCCGGCATGTGCAAGACATGTGCGAGGCGCTGTACACGTTCTGGATCCGTCTTGGGGTGCCGGACAAGCTGGAGCGGATGAGTCAGGAGGCGCTGCTGGACGGCGATGTGCAGCGTTCCCGGGAGCATCGCCAGATCTGGGGCGAGATGCTCAATATATTGGACCAGATGGTGGAGATGCTGGGCGGAGAGAAAATGCCGCTCGAGCTGTTCGCCGGGATGCTGGAGACAGGCTTCGAGAGCGTGAAGCTGGCGCTCGTGCCTCCCGCGCTTGATCAGGTGCTGATCGCGTCCATGGATCGGACGCGATCAAGCCAGATCAAGCATCTGTACGTGCTTGGGGTCAACGACGGGGTGATGCCTGCGCGCCCGATAGAGGATGGGCTGTTGACCGAGTATGAGCGGGATCTGCTGCTCACGATCGGGATGGAGCTGGCGCCCGGCATCCGGCGCAAGCTGCTGGACGAGCGCTTCGTCATCTATCATGCCTTCACTTCTCCGAGCGAGAGCTTGTGGCTCAGCTACGCGCTGGCCGACGAGGAAGGCCGCTCGCTGCTGCCTTCGGAGACGGTGCGGCAGATCCGTGGCCTGTTCCCGGGCATGCAGGAAGCGCTCCTGTTGGCGGAGCCGAATGAGTTTCTGCCGGAAGCGGAGCAGGCCGATTTCATCGCCTATCCGGAAGCGGCGCTTAGACAATTGATTGCCCAGCTGAGGGAATGGCGGCAGGGCCGCCCAATCGCGGATCTGTGGTGGGACGTGTACCGGTGGTTCGCAGGGCAGCCGGCTTGGCGGGATCGGCTGAAGACGGTGCTCGGATCGCTCGCCTACCGCAATCAGGCGCAGGCGCTGACGGCCGACACGAGCCGGCAGCTGTACGGGCAGCTGCTGCGGACGAGCGTCTCCCGCATGGAGCGGTTCGTTGCCTGCCCGTTCTCGCATTTCGCCTCGCATGGCTTGAAGCTGAAGGAACGAAGGCTGTATCGGCTGGAGGCGCCGGATATCGGCCAGCTGTTCCATGCGGCGCTAAGCCGCTTTGCCGGCGAGCTGCAGGCCCAGCACCGCTCCTGGGCGGAGCTGACGCCCCAGGAATGCGAGGCGGAAGCGGATCGCATCGTCGATCTGCTGGCGCCCCGGCTTCAAGGGGAGATTCTGCTCAGCTCCGAGCGGTACGGCCATATATCGGGCAAGCTGAAGCGCATCGTCGGCCGGGCCGCGGCCGTGATGGGCGAGCATGCCAAGCGGGGGCAATTCGAGCCGGTGGCGCTGGAGATGGATTTCGGCCCCGACAAGCCGCTGCCGCCGCTTCGCTTCACGCTGGACAACGGCTGCACGATGGAGATCATCGGCCGCATCGACCGCGTCGACAAGGCGGAGAGCGAGCGGGGCGTCCTGCTGCGGGTGATCGATTACAAGTCGAGCCAGACGGATCTGGCTCTTCATGAAGTGTACTATGGGCTGTCGCTGCAGATGCTCACCTATTTAGACGTGCTCCTTACGTATGCGGAGGAGTGGCTCGGCACGGAGGCGCTAGCCGCCGGAACGCTTTATTTCCATGTGCATAATCCGCTCCTTCAGGCGGCCAACGGCTTGAATGAGGAGCAGGCTTACGAGCAGCTGCTCAAGCGATTCAAAATGAAGGGACTCGTCCTGGCCGACCGCGAGACCGTCCGCCTGATGGACGGATCGGTCGAGCAAGGGCATTCCCAGGTGCTTCCGCTCGCGGTGAAGGCGGACGGATCCTTCTACAGCAATTCCTCCGTCGCTACGGAGGAGCAGTGGGACCTGCTTCGGGGGACCGTCCGCTCGGTCATCCGGGATATCGGCACGCGCATCACGAACGGCGATGTGGTGATCGATCCGTACCGGAGCGGCACGGCGACGGCATGCGATTTCTGTTCCTATAAGCCGGTCTGCCAATTCGACGAATTGGTCGACGGCAATCAATATCATCTATTGCCGCGGCTGGGCAAAGACGAAGTATGGGCGAAGCTGAAGGGAGGCGAAGCGAACGATGGACAATAA
- a CDS encoding DUF1835 domain-containing protein — MIHIVNGDIVAERLRPVARERWNEEVWVYRELLTEGPVYPIFERYLAYRALQLEKMCGLPASLYLQMSNEQERSWKAEVLQHPEIALWFEHDLFDITMLLRLTERLSREHPEAAVYWIDISAVPGHDRYHGFGALDADQLALYREHGIRLNVEAISWMHHAWLAYTSPNPRKLVRWIEESGTVEAPFDAIVEAMRFHLRRFPSRDDGLGVVERLTLDAVADGASSFLELYQHIGPHVPEYGLGDMQYWGYLRRLTSGEVPLLSLSAASDPLPEPLRPVESSAGRLLLTEAGRRVRSGESNWARERGYARWLGGAFVTNPTP, encoded by the coding sequence GTGATTCATATCGTGAATGGAGATATTGTGGCAGAACGGCTTCGCCCGGTCGCCCGGGAGCGCTGGAACGAAGAAGTATGGGTCTATCGCGAGCTGTTGACCGAAGGACCCGTTTATCCCATTTTTGAACGTTATTTGGCGTACCGCGCGCTTCAATTGGAAAAAATGTGCGGCCTGCCCGCATCCCTCTACCTGCAAATGAGCAACGAGCAGGAGCGGTCCTGGAAAGCGGAGGTGCTGCAGCACCCGGAAATCGCCCTCTGGTTCGAGCATGATCTGTTCGATATCACGATGCTGCTGCGATTGACTGAGCGCCTGTCCCGGGAGCATCCGGAGGCCGCCGTCTACTGGATCGACATTTCGGCCGTGCCCGGGCATGACCGTTACCACGGCTTCGGAGCCCTCGACGCGGACCAATTGGCGCTCTACCGCGAGCACGGCATCCGGCTGAATGTGGAAGCGATCTCATGGATGCACCATGCCTGGCTTGCCTATACGAGCCCGAATCCGCGCAAATTGGTGCGCTGGATCGAGGAATCCGGCACAGTGGAGGCTCCATTTGACGCCATCGTAGAAGCGATGCGGTTCCATCTCCGCCGCTTCCCTTCACGCGACGACGGGCTGGGCGTCGTGGAGCGGCTTACGCTGGATGCCGTCGCCGATGGAGCCAGCTCCTTCCTGGAGCTGTATCAGCATATCGGACCGCATGTGCCGGAGTACGGACTCGGCGACATGCAGTATTGGGGATATTTGCGCCGGTTGACTTCCGGAGAAGTCCCGCTATTGTCCCTGTCCGCGGCTTCCGATCCGCTGCCGGAGCCGCTGCGGCCGGTCGAATCGTCCGCCGGACGGCTCCTGCTCACCGAGGCGGGCCGGAGAGTGCGAAGCGGCGAGAGCAATTGGGCCCGCGAACGGGGATACGCGCGCTGGCTTGGCGGCGCTTTCGTTACCAATCCGACTCCATAA
- the addA gene encoding helicase-exonuclease AddAB subunit AddA: MDNNRDERNSREYESGSEAGGASRLPVAGEDGEGRVLTAAAASVGEAEAPAKLPPRPPESTWTEEQWQAIVDGGENILVAAAAGSGKTAVLVERIISRISDEAAMLHVDQLLVATFTKAAAAEMRERIRLALERKLEANPDSEHLRRQLALLNRASITTLHSFCLEVIQRHFQAVQLDPAFRVANETEIELLRQDVLEELFEERYASKEPAFARMVDWFSGERNDEAAFRLVHRLYDFSRSHPWPEEWLDSMTASFGPADIAELGRSPWADSIMAAARLTLNGIVELLRQAIALTTAPGGPEPYRAALEQELAGAAALADAASSVPWERMHESFGLLSFGRLAACRGDQYDKELQEQVKRLRDQAKKRLQQVSDELFRRTPEQFLQELHAIRPVLETLASVVREFGARFEAAKRAKGWLDFADLEHYCLRILRDPSSTPERPVPSAAALQYQEQFAEILLDEYQDTNMVQEAIVDLITRPGQGNRFMVGDVKQSIYRFRLAEPGLFQSKYTSYGKQGRGDGIRIDLARNFRSRQGIVDTVNMVFRQIMNADVAELTYDSAAELVCGASYPSAEEIAAESRRSRDEFGMPYFATELLLIDKGVPAPADEAAEDEDGETERAAADAAELETARLEARAIASRIRRMTGDEGEPPYLVYDKDQKRMRPVTYRDMVILLRATQAWAPLMLEELRREGIPAYAEFSTGYFTATEVEIVLSLLRVIDNPQQDIPLAAVLRSPIVGLQEEEMAQIRLYGKGKPFYYAVMEAARAEAEDGSPAAMQLELELPLSADEGADMPPRQGRGSWQAKLIRFLDRLEQWRIAARQGRLSELIWRVYRETGYYEWVGGLAGGLQRQANLRALYDRARQYESSSIRGLFRFLRFIDRMRDTGGDLGTARALGEREDVVRIMTIHKSKGLEFPVVIVAGLSKRFNQQDLNASFLMHKHLGFGPKYVDEEKRVAYPTLPNLAIRRQMRLELLAEEQRVLYVALTRPKEKLILIGTVQDAEKSIRKWGEALDVERLLLPDYLVAEARSYLDWIGPAIIRHPAAAEWRRYAGLPNRNGECLLEDSSRWQLAMVPASVIAADERLAEMPEDEERARRMKALRKLETDDSFPRSAWADLIGERLSWRDPHRIVTLLPSKTSVTEMKRLAATDDWPPEDWVGAPAGAEGEAEETAEKPGGLEAAETATGGNEPAAAAGAAAGGDQAASGPYADPSRTLYLRRPKFMERRGITPVERGTAYHLLMQHLPLDRRLTAAEVNHTLDALVARLIMTRLQADALDAESVAAFFDSEVGRQLAEASWVKRELPFSYGLSATEAYTIEGLRRRESVTAAAEALGSGTASASGNEPRFVATPAFAAMDSSGQLDQEMVLVQGIIDCLFEWNGELVLLDYKTDKVLAHRGGLRGLTEHYRFQLELYARAIEDIWKRPVKRKVLYFFDAKQACEL; the protein is encoded by the coding sequence ATGGACAATAACCGTGATGAACGGAATAGCCGTGAATACGAGAGCGGCAGCGAGGCTGGCGGGGCTTCCCGCTTGCCTGTTGCTGGGGAGGACGGCGAAGGACGCGTCCTGACAGCCGCAGCGGCGTCTGTGGGCGAAGCAGAAGCGCCTGCGAAGCTGCCGCCGAGGCCGCCCGAGAGCACGTGGACCGAGGAGCAGTGGCAAGCCATCGTCGACGGCGGCGAGAACATTTTGGTCGCGGCGGCAGCCGGTTCCGGGAAGACGGCCGTCTTGGTCGAGCGCATTATCAGCCGCATCAGCGATGAAGCGGCGATGCTGCATGTCGATCAACTGCTCGTCGCCACCTTCACCAAGGCGGCCGCCGCCGAGATGCGGGAGCGCATCCGGCTGGCGCTGGAGCGCAAGCTTGAGGCGAACCCGGATTCGGAGCATTTGCGCCGCCAGCTCGCCCTGCTGAACCGCGCCTCGATCACGACGCTGCACTCCTTCTGTCTGGAGGTGATTCAGCGGCATTTCCAGGCGGTCCAGTTGGATCCGGCCTTCCGGGTCGCGAACGAGACCGAGATCGAGCTGCTGCGCCAGGACGTGCTGGAGGAGCTTTTTGAAGAGCGCTATGCCAGTAAAGAGCCCGCCTTTGCGCGGATGGTCGATTGGTTCAGCGGAGAGCGCAATGACGAAGCCGCATTCCGGCTCGTCCACCGGCTCTATGATTTCTCCCGCAGCCATCCGTGGCCGGAGGAATGGCTGGACAGCATGACGGCTTCGTTCGGTCCCGCGGACATCGCCGAGCTGGGCCGCTCCCCGTGGGCGGACAGCATTATGGCGGCGGCGCGGCTGACGCTGAACGGCATCGTCGAGCTGCTGCGCCAGGCGATCGCCCTGACGACGGCTCCGGGCGGTCCGGAGCCGTACCGCGCCGCACTGGAGCAGGAGCTGGCCGGAGCGGCTGCCTTGGCGGACGCCGCCTCCTCCGTCCCGTGGGAACGGATGCATGAATCGTTCGGGCTGCTGAGCTTCGGACGGCTGGCGGCCTGCCGCGGGGATCAATATGACAAAGAACTGCAGGAGCAAGTGAAGCGACTGCGCGATCAGGCGAAGAAGCGCCTGCAGCAGGTGAGCGACGAGCTGTTCCGCCGGACGCCGGAGCAGTTCCTGCAGGAGCTGCATGCGATCCGGCCGGTGCTTGAAACGCTGGCTTCTGTGGTGCGCGAATTCGGCGCCCGGTTCGAGGCGGCCAAGCGGGCGAAGGGATGGCTTGATTTCGCCGATTTGGAGCATTACTGCCTGCGCATTTTGCGCGATCCTTCCTCTACGCCGGAACGGCCGGTGCCGTCGGCAGCCGCGCTGCAGTACCAGGAGCAATTCGCCGAGATATTGCTGGACGAGTATCAGGATACGAATATGGTCCAGGAAGCGATCGTGGACTTGATTACCCGGCCCGGACAGGGGAACCGGTTCATGGTAGGCGATGTAAAGCAGAGCATCTACCGGTTCCGCCTGGCGGAGCCGGGCTTGTTCCAGAGCAAGTATACTTCTTACGGGAAGCAAGGCCGCGGAGATGGCATCCGCATCGATCTGGCCCGCAACTTCCGCAGCCGTCAGGGCATCGTCGATACGGTCAATATGGTGTTCCGCCAGATTATGAACGCCGACGTGGCGGAACTCACCTATGATTCCGCGGCCGAACTCGTATGCGGGGCGTCCTACCCGTCTGCCGAAGAGATTGCGGCGGAGAGCCGCCGCAGCCGGGATGAGTTCGGCATGCCGTATTTCGCGACCGAGCTGCTGCTTATTGACAAGGGCGTGCCGGCCCCGGCGGACGAAGCGGCAGAGGATGAGGACGGCGAGACGGAACGGGCTGCGGCGGATGCCGCCGAGCTGGAGACCGCGCGCCTGGAAGCGAGGGCAATCGCTTCGCGCATCCGCCGCATGACGGGAGACGAAGGGGAGCCCCCTTATCTCGTGTACGACAAGGATCAGAAGCGGATGCGCCCGGTCACGTACCGGGATATGGTCATTCTGCTGCGGGCGACCCAAGCCTGGGCGCCGCTGATGCTGGAGGAGCTGAGACGGGAAGGAATACCGGCTTATGCCGAGTTCAGCACCGGATATTTTACGGCGACGGAAGTGGAGATCGTCTTGTCCCTGCTTCGCGTCATCGATAATCCGCAGCAGGATATTCCGCTCGCCGCGGTGCTGCGTTCGCCTATCGTCGGCTTGCAGGAGGAAGAGATGGCCCAGATTCGGCTGTACGGAAAGGGCAAGCCTTTCTATTACGCGGTCATGGAAGCGGCTCGGGCGGAAGCGGAGGACGGCTCTCCGGCAGCGATGCAGCTGGAACTGGAGCTCCCTCTGTCAGCGGATGAGGGAGCGGATATGCCCCCTCGGCAAGGACGCGGCAGCTGGCAAGCGAAGCTGATCCGCTTCCTCGACCGGCTGGAGCAGTGGCGGATTGCCGCGCGGCAAGGGCGGCTGTCCGAATTGATCTGGCGAGTGTACCGGGAGACCGGGTACTACGAGTGGGTCGGGGGGCTGGCCGGCGGCCTGCAGCGCCAGGCGAATCTTCGCGCCTTATATGATCGGGCCCGGCAGTATGAATCGTCCTCGATCCGGGGACTGTTCCGCTTCCTGCGGTTCATCGACCGGATGCGGGATACCGGCGGGGATCTCGGTACGGCCCGCGCGCTCGGCGAGCGGGAAGACGTCGTCCGCATTATGACGATTCACAAGAGCAAGGGGCTCGAATTCCCGGTCGTTATCGTCGCGGGGCTGTCGAAGCGGTTCAATCAGCAGGATCTGAACGCGTCCTTCCTGATGCACAAGCATCTCGGGTTCGGTCCGAAGTATGTCGATGAGGAGAAGCGGGTCGCTTATCCGACGCTGCCGAATCTGGCGATTCGCCGGCAGATGAGGCTGGAGCTGCTGGCCGAGGAGCAGCGCGTGCTCTACGTGGCCTTGACCCGGCCGAAGGAGAAGCTGATTCTCATCGGCACGGTGCAGGACGCGGAGAAGTCGATTCGCAAATGGGGCGAGGCGCTTGATGTCGAGCGGCTGTTGCTGCCGGATTATTTGGTGGCGGAGGCCCGATCATATCTCGACTGGATCGGGCCTGCGATCATCCGGCACCCGGCCGCGGCCGAATGGCGCCGCTATGCCGGCCTGCCGAACCGGAACGGGGAATGTCTGCTGGAGGATTCGTCCCGGTGGCAGCTGGCGATGGTGCCGGCATCCGTCATTGCGGCGGACGAACGTCTGGCGGAGATGCCGGAAGATGAAGAGCGGGCGCGCCGCATGAAGGCGCTGCGCAAGCTGGAGACGGATGACTCGTTCCCCCGTTCCGCTTGGGCGGACCTGATCGGGGAACGGCTATCCTGGCGCGATCCGCACCGCATCGTGACGCTGCTGCCGTCGAAGACATCGGTCACGGAGATGAAGCGGCTGGCCGCTACTGATGATTGGCCGCCGGAGGACTGGGTTGGCGCTCCTGCCGGGGCTGAAGGAGAAGCGGAGGAAACAGCGGAGAAGCCAGGGGGCCTAGAGGCCGCGGAGACAGCAACGGGCGGCAATGAACCGGCCGCAGCGGCGGGAGCGGCTGCAGGCGGCGATCAGGCGGCGTCCGGACCGTATGCCGATCCGTCCCGCACCTTGTATCTGCGGCGGCCGAAGTTCATGGAACGGCGCGGCATCACTCCTGTCGAACGGGGGACAGCCTACCATCTGCTGATGCAGCATCTTCCGCTGGATCGCCGGCTGACAGCGGCCGAGGTCAATCATACCCTCGACGCTCTGGTGGCCCGGCTTATTATGACCCGGCTGCAGGCGGATGCGCTGGATGCGGAGAGCGTTGCCGCTTTCTTCGACAGCGAGGTCGGCCGGCAGCTGGCCGAAGCATCGTGGGTAAAGCGGGAGCTGCCCTTCAGCTACGGCCTGTCGGCAACGGAAGCGTACACGATCGAGGGCCTTCGCCGGCGCGAATCGGTAACGGCCGCCGCCGAAGCGCTGGGAAGCGGGACTGCTTCCGCATCGGGGAATGAGCCGCGCTTCGTCGCGACCCCGGCCTTCGCCGCGATGGATTCATCCGGGCAGCTCGATCAAGAGATGGTGCTCGTGCAAGGGATTATCGATTGCCTGTTCGAATGGAACGGGGAGCTGGTTCTGCTCGATTACAAGACCGACAAAGTGCTGGCCCATCGGGGCGGTCTCCGCGGGCTGACGGAGCATTACCGGTTCCAGCTGGAGCTGTACGCGCGGGCGATTGAAGACATATGGAAGCGGCCGGTCAAGCGGAAGGTGCTGTACTTCTTCGACGCGAAGCAGGCTTGCGAGCTGTAA